A stretch of Besnoitia besnoiti strain Bb-Ger1 chromosome V, whole genome shotgun sequence DNA encodes these proteins:
- a CDS encoding TBC domain containing protein (encoded by transcript BESB_060060): protein MIGCDDFWAKEADAPLLNRNADFMNKENAEQIIERARKLVDLVEEGAGTDISVELVPDCGDEGARRIFVLDAERTFKDPKHREQMVSVLQSLWPELQDYHQGLGFLVAFLLLYLPPKDVAKVAVGLHRHYVPGYFKSAPAAYVRDARVYQKLVHKFFPDMATAIEDLTCPEAYVSKWFIGMNVHVLTFEAMMLFLEAFLEKKDTFLFQYGLALLKNVQRDLMATKDVSKVLAILRLDQSLYPNTKRAEGSDEAGSFFTRVVEDAINFDLGDANIEKLREEALEEMRLEEEKRKEREKQLGLDSDDEIVFSDEEDD, encoded by the exons ATGATAGGTTGCGACGACTTCTGGGCTAAAGAGGCGGACGCTCCTCTGCTGAATCGGAATGCGGACTTTATGAACAAAGAAAATGCAGAGCAGATCATTGAAAGAGCACGGAAACTCGTGGACTTGGTTGAGGAGGGGGCTGGAACTGACATTAGCGTCGAGCTCGTTCCCGATtgcggcgacgaaggagcAAGACGAATTTTTGTTTTAGATGCAGAAAGGACATTCAAAGATCCAAAGCACAGGGAGCAGATGGTATCTGTCTTGCAGTCTTTATGGCCAGAGCTGCAGGATTATCATCAGGGTCTGGGGTTTCTGGTCGCCTTCCTTCTGCTGTATTTGCCCCCTAAAGACGTTGCGAAGGTTGCAGTCGGCCTGCACCGTCACTACGTGCCTGGATATTTCaagtctgcgcctgcggcataCGTGCGTGATGCCAGAGTATATCAGAAACTCGTGCACAAGTTCTTCCCGGACATGGCAACAGCAATCGAAGATCTCACTTGCCCGGAGGCCTATGTGTCCAAGTGGTTCATTGGAATGAACGTTCACGTGCTGACTTTCGAGGCGATGATGTTGTTTCTGGAAGCATTTTTGGAAAAAAAGGATACCTTTCTCTTTCAGTACGGCCTCGCCTTGCTGAAAAATGTTCAGCGTGACTTGATGGCGACGAAAGACGTCTCTAAAGTGCTTGCCATATTGCGACTCGACCAATCGCTCTACCCAAACACGAAACGAGCTGAAGGGAGTGACGAGGCCGGTTCCTTCTTTACTCGGGTTGTTGAAGACGCTATCAACTTTGATCTAGG GGATGCGAACATCGAGAAGCTtagggaggaggcgctggaagAGATGCGATTagaagaggaaaagcgaAAGGAACGCGAGAAGCAA CTGGGACTCGACAGTGACGACGAAATAGTCTTCtccgacgaagaagatgacTGA
- a CDS encoding protein kinase (encoded by transcript BESB_060070), whose protein sequence is MGYPCSFEPFVTYEPWNPEEYNELKVLAKAIHGTVHLTEHLPSGQLRAVKKIPNKNVYKRGSGQLENALVEIGASLYLSRHAIAPVNGIIKTFGAYRDETDTYLVTEYASGGELFNEAARLGHMDEEHARRLGLQLLLGVKSLHDNGVCHRDLSLENTLLHSDGSIRIIDFGQAEPLFDEAGKEKSLVNAAGKMYYRAPEMYSGSYLGSAVDIFAVGVVLFIVVFGTPPWLQATNLDDRYVFIQTCQNGFERLLVRWKRQHYASKELRELIRWMILADPQQRPTADIALAHQWFVGADPVRDTALHLSVLRNSAHQYRVPRNALPKRSSQTSSRYRLDRPRLCSGASGHTDDRRTPSDRSAPVAGGSSRCAPGSDSVMSRIYTSPPESGQKHRGCPSVVPKKAAVPPSSAFLGVPQRPEPKVFSTPSSENFAPTSDKTPSHRSVSASPTSQKLRAISLLANRLAGLRFCRPSQPQASGGCRPLKRHLSDSGGGDEPREG, encoded by the exons ATGGGGTACCCATGCAGCTTTGAGCCGTTCGTTACATACGAACCATGGAACCCTGAGGAGTACAACGAGTTAAAAGTCCTTG CAAAGGCGATTCATGGTACTGTCCACTTGACCGAGCATCTCCCAAGCGGGCAACTGCGAGCTGTGAAGAAAATTCCGAACAAGAACGTCTACAAGCGAGGAAGTGGGCAACTTGAAAATGCTCTA GTGGAAATTGGTGCCTCCCTCTACCTCTCCAGACACGCTATCGCCCCCGTGAACGGAATCATTAAGACCTTCGGCGCTTACCGCGACGAGACGGATACCTATCTCGTGACAG AGTATGCGTCTGGTGGAGAGTTGTTCAACGAAGCAGCCCGCCTGGGGCATATGGATGAAGAGCACGCGAGACGACTTGGCCTGCAGTTGTTACTTGGCGTTAAATCTCTGCATGACAATGGTGTCTGTCATAGGGACTTGTCTTTGGAAAACACTTTACTTCATTCAGATGGCTCCATAAGGATTATTGATTTTGGACAAGCAG AACCTTTGTTTGACGAAGCGGGTAAAGAAAAAAGTTTAGTCAACGCTGCGGGAAAAATGTACTACCGAGCTCCTGAG ATGTACTCGGGCAGCTACCTTGGATCAGCCGTAGACATATTCGCCGTGGGCGTTGTGCTATTCATTGTTGTTTTTGGAA CACCGCCGTGGCTTCAAGCCACCAACCTGGACGACAGATACGTCTTCATCCAGACATGTCAAAACGGTTTTGAGCGGCTCCTCGTTCGTTGGAAAAGGCAGCATTACGCATCCAAGGAACTGCGAG AATTAATCCGGTGGATGATTCTCGCGGACCCGCAACAACGCCCGACGGCGGATATAGCATTAGCTCACCAGTGGTTTGTTGGTGCAGATCCCGTTCGCGACACCGCGCTACACCTTTCTGTGCTACGAAACAGTGCACACCAATACCGCGTACCCCGGAATGCTCTACCTAAGAGGTCTTCCCAAACATCCTCAAGGTACAGACTAGATCGACCGCGCCTCTGTAGTGGAGCATCAGGTCACACCGACGATCGGCGTACGCCCTCCGATAGGAGCGCGCCAGTCGCTGGTGGCTCATCTCGTTGTGCGCCTGGATCCGACTCTGTCATGAGCAGAATATACACTAGCCCTCCAGAAAGTGGCCAGAAGCACCGTGGTTGCCCTTCTGTGGTCCCGAAGAAAGCTGCAGTTCCACCCTCGAGCGCCTTTCTGGGGGTTCCCCAACGACCTGAGCCGAAAGTGTTTTCGACTCCCTCGTCGGAAAATTTTGCTCCCACCTCTGACAAGACGCCGAGCCATCGAAGCGTCTCAGCTTCTCCCACATCACAGAAGCTACGCGCAATCTCCCTACTTGCAAATAGACTGGCAGGTCTCAGATTTTGTAGGCCTAGCCAGCCTCAAGCGTCAGGAGGTTGTAGGCCATTGAAACGTCATCTAAGCGATAGtgggggcggagacgaaccGCGAGAAGGTTAA
- a CDS encoding hypothetical protein (encoded by transcript BESB_060080), with product MATMHLMLLCASLAVAHRVAAVQHAVFEGLLIQKAPYPVAGPKPGKYIEPKPVHLKVQGLLYVGVPPLLATLAAFLVSSIGYLGFRYPDATFVVCGPLWGSYLLTNLVHLIAVANAANMYFGLGRWVWLLLPASLGTLGIYLLWERSNRRVAQNFITAFTSAFGAVSAVSVILSYFCMHKNSPFDLVSFMTYPTGFRWSDPADVAMLIMLIVLVIGGMGVSTARDARQESHGFGEDREGTLGIAKKMARGSYDSMSRAFSTGSIDAKPFLSFASFKSDRGGKQQLMTFNWPASRREQHMESADDTDTKDGSTDDESLISLHGDLGDVTPTTSSSVKVLCTSKELLDEYDACFSSVPVAETEDFCTFL from the exons ATGGCGACTATGCATCTGATGCTTCTCTGTGCAAGCCTGGCTGTGGCACACCGGGTAGCGGCTGTGCAACATGCAGTTTTCGAGGGCCTCCTGATCCAGAAGGCTCCGTATCCAGTTGCCGGCCCGAAGCCTGGAAAATACATTGAGCCAAAGCCAG TTCATCTGAAAGTGCAGGGACTGCTATACGTGGGCGTCCCGCCTCTGCTCGCCACTCTTGCAGCATTTCTTGTCTCTAGCATCGGTTATCTCGG TTTCCGGTACCCTGATGCGACCTTCGTTGTATGCGGCCCTCTATGGGGATCTTACCTCCTGACGAACCTCGTACACCTCATTGCTGTTGCTAACGCTGCGAACATGTACTTCG GCCTGGGGCGATGGGTTTGGCTTCTCTTGCCCGCATCACTTGGCACTCTCGGCATCTACCTTCTCTGGGAAAGGTCGAACCGGCGTGTGGCGCAAAACTTCATCACAGC ATTCACCAGCGCATTTGGCGCGGTGTCAGCTGTTTCGGTCATCCTCTCATACTTTTGCATGCATAAAAACAGCCCATTCGACCTTGTGTCCTTTATGACATATCCAACGGGA TTCAGGTGGAGCGACCCTGCAGACGTTGCCATGCTGATTATGCTCATAGTGCTCGTCATCGGCGGGATGGGAGTCTCTACTGCCAGAGACGCCCGACAGGAGAGCCACGGCTTTG GCGAGGACCGGGAAGGCACTCTGGGCATTGCTAAGAAAATGGCCCGAGGGAGCTACGATAGCATGAGTCGAGCATTCAGCACGGGCTCTATTGATGCCAAGCCGTTTCTCTCGTTTGCGAGTTTTAAAAGCGACCGCGGA GGTAAGCAGCAATTAATGACTTTCAACTGGCCGGCATCAAGGCGAGAACAGCACATGGAGAGTGCGGACGACACCGACACAAAGGACGGCTCCACCGATGACGAATCCCTTATTTCCCTGCATGGC GATTTGGGTGATGTGACTCCGACGACTTCGTCTTCTGTCAAGGTGCTGTGCACCTCGAAGGAGCTGCTTGACGAATACGACGCTTGCTTCTCTTCCGTCCCTGTGGCAGAGACGGAAGACTTCTGCACCTTTTTGTAA
- a CDS encoding hypothetical protein (encoded by transcript BESB_060090): protein MNQVEIMANKRAALSLRTTPDFVSAGDTKKPRICTEPNVDFTSADFNPYAALQASDLSPPIAEAAAVTNLKVAEMLLPWGMQEQAASSASSQLARGDDNSLQGHSGFEGSLNAARNKQFRKDMVAAVAASKVEASKIGDIIEHRFADALLHCAFCSWSASEKINRECILGALPGWCSSGTEVKVHVICHDLLPGVGEKGTRAMLAGTVRWFDDKLNILLQPARLMAVEKADGSLDDITDRSQLGWVYIRCRQVAAISALTE from the exons ATGAACCAGGTTGAGATAATGGCGAACAAACGGGCAGCGCTTTCCCTACGAACAACACCAGACTTCGTCAGCGCTGGCGACACGAAGAAGCCACGGATCTGCACCGAGCCGAATGTTGACTTCACGAGCGCAGACTTCAACCCGTATGCTGCGCTTCAGGCTTCAGACTTGAGCCCTCCAATcgctgaagctgctgcagtgACTAACCTGAAAGTCGCGGAGATGTTACTACCGTGGGGGATGCAGGAGCAAGCCGCTTCATCAGCAAGCAGTCAACTGGCCAGGGGAGATGACAATTCCTTGCAGGGTCACAGCGGCTTCGAGGGGAGCCTAAATGCAGCAAGGAACAAACAATTTCGGAAAG ATATGGTGGCGGCAGTTGCAGCGAGCAAGGTCGAAGCCTCTAAAATTGGAGACATAATCGAACATCGGTTCGCGG ACGCCCTTCTGCACTGTGCGTTCTGTTCTTGGTCAGCGTCAGAAAAGATCAATCGCGAGTGTATCCTTGGTGCCCTCCCAGGATGGTGCTCGTCGGGAACCGAAGTGAAGGTGCACGTAATCTGCCACGACCTTCTGCCAGGCGTAGGCGAGAAGGGTACACGCGCGATGTTAGCCGGAACTGTCCGGTGGTTTGATGACAAGCTCAACATTTTGCTCCAACCAGCTCGGTTGATGGCTGTCGAGAAGGCTGATGGCAGCCTGGACGACATTACTGATCGTAGTCAGTTGGGGTGGGTTTACATTCG GTGCCGCCAGGTAGCTGCTATTTCTGCCTTAACAGAGTAA